Proteins from one Terriglobia bacterium genomic window:
- a CDS encoding lipid-binding SYLF domain-containing protein, with protein MKLQTLRRLGITCVGAGVLSAGMLFAEESAASRLTAASDVMKQIMATPDKAIPKELLESCQCIVIVPGMKKGAFIVGASYGRGFMMCRLASGTGWSAPAAIKVEGGSVGFQIGGSETDAVMLVMNTGGVEKLLSSKFTLGADASVAAGPVGRTSSADTDLKMHAEILSYSRARGVFAGVSLDGATLRPDDDANAELYGKGVTNKEIVTGTKTRKSAEGAKLTADMNRYSLRNK; from the coding sequence ATGAAACTGCAAACGTTGAGAAGACTTGGAATTACCTGCGTCGGCGCGGGCGTATTGTCCGCGGGAATGTTGTTTGCGGAAGAGAGCGCGGCTTCGCGCTTGACTGCGGCATCCGATGTCATGAAGCAGATTATGGCGACGCCGGATAAGGCCATTCCGAAGGAGTTGCTTGAGAGTTGCCAGTGTATCGTGATCGTTCCTGGAATGAAAAAGGGCGCGTTTATCGTGGGAGCCAGCTACGGCAGGGGCTTCATGATGTGCCGCCTGGCTTCAGGCACGGGTTGGTCCGCACCGGCAGCCATAAAGGTGGAAGGCGGGAGCGTGGGTTTTCAAATCGGAGGCTCGGAGACGGACGCCGTCATGCTTGTCATGAACACCGGAGGCGTTGAAAAACTCCTTTCGAGCAAATTCACACTTGGAGCGGATGCTTCCGTGGCAGCCGGGCCGGTGGGCCGCACCTCGTCGGCCGATACAGATCTCAAGATGCACGCGGAGATCCTGTCCTATTCTCGCGCACGAGGCGTTTTTGCCGGTGTCTCGCTGGACGGCGCTACCCTCCGGCCCGATGACGACGCCAATGCTGAGCTGTATGGAAAGGGAGTAACGAACAAGGAAATCGTCACGGGCACGAAGACGAGGAAGTCGGCGGAAGGAGCCAAGCTGACCGCGGACATGAATAGGTATTCACTTCGGAATAAATAG
- a CDS encoding GlsB/YeaQ/YmgE family stress response membrane protein: MSFLTWVVLGLLAGFIGSKLVNKRGEGILLDILLGIVGAIVGGFLFNTLGARGASGLNLYSLFVAVVGSVLFLVIYHAMFRRA; this comes from the coding sequence ATGTCATTTCTAACTTGGGTTGTTCTGGGTTTGCTGGCCGGATTTATCGGCAGCAAGCTTGTCAATAAAAGGGGAGAGGGCATTTTGCTCGATATTCTGCTCGGAATTGTGGGAGCAATTGTCGGCGGATTCTTGTTCAACACGCTCGGAGCCCGCGGGGCAAGTGGCTTGAATCTTTACAGCCTGTTTGTTGCTGTTGTGGGCTCGGTCTTGTTTCTGGTGATCTACCACGCCATGTTTCGACGGGCGTGA
- a CDS encoding cyclic beta 1-2 glucan synthetase, with protein sequence MEQHGKTLAGLHRLSTGRVPGRLLTRLAENEGVLIGVRNLIEDAVKANRRISPAGEWLLDNFYLIEEQIRMAKRHFPKGYSRELPRLLDGPSAGLPRVYDIALEAISHGDGRVDSESLSSFVASYQTVTVLKLGELWAIPIMLRLALIENLRRVGARVAANRIDRNHADSWADQMTEIAEKDPKSLILAIADMARSNLPVSSSFVAEFARRLQGQSPALALPLTWIEQRLAESGLTIEKLVQSENQQQAADQVSISNSIGSLRFLGTRDWRDFVETMSDVEQTLRADPGGVYGNMDFATRDRYRHVVEELAKSSRLSESEVARKTIQLAQEGAARNGAGDRAAHAGFYLIESGLPLLERTAEVRLSTAEAFQRMRRQFPLLLYLGTITLITVAFAGGLMMKAHAGGSLGWPLALLGVLSLLCGSQLAVALVNWLATLLAKPHLLPRMDFSGGIPPESRTLVVIPTMLTSAQNIEDLVEALEVRFLANRDEHLHFGLLTDFRDAPQETLAEDEPLLELARKKIEELNERYGRAKAGNFFLFHRPRRWNPRERIWMGYERKRGKLADLNSLLRGGSRDRFALVIGETSVLSSVKYVITLDTDTQLPRDSAWQFVGTMAHPLNRARYDEDKQRIREGYCILQPRMAISLAGTNRSRYARLFGSEPGIDPYTRAVSDVYQDLFHEGSFIGKGIYDVEAFERVLKGRLPENRILSHDLVEGCYTRAGLLSDVLLYEEYPSGYNADVSRRHRWIRGDWQIARWLLPRVPGFGSRHQKNPLSGLSRWKILDNLRRSLVPAGLTLMLLLGWTVLSPPWFWVLAVLGIILIPALINCILDLLRKPADVLLGQHLAVAARCSARRFAQTAFTLVCLPYEAFFSLDAIVRTAGRMLFTHRRLLEWSPSNHADSNSRMNLLASCLSMWIAPALAVATGIYLSLSRPVTLVLAGPILGLWFASPVIAWWISRPLARRAARLSIDQIIFLQKLARKTWAYFETLVGPEDHWLPPDNFQERPVAAIGHRTSPTNMGLALLANLSAYDFGYITPGKLIERTANAFHTMEALERHRGHFYNWYDTQSLKPLLPAYISTVDSGNLAGHLLTLRPGLLALPDHNILGERFFDGLRDTLRILVDTAGGAAPARLAQLHEDLEPDSQPTTLTATWQCLDRLAASAAQVADSLDAGDPESQANWWARAFARQCQDALGELTILAPWTLMKPAPAGLGFRGFDAIPTLRQLASLELDLLPAIEPQPGSNSSPEAGAWLVEFRRLITEASRRARARLAVIERLVLQAGEFARIEYDFLYDKASHLLTIGYNVAERRRDSSSYDLLASEARLCSFVAIAQGQLPQESWFALGRLLTTAGGQPVLLSWSGSMFEYLMPLLVMPTYDHTLLDQSYIAAVDRQIAYGKKREVPWGISESGYNAIDVQLNYQYRAFGVPGLGLKRGLAEDLVIAPYASALALMVAPEEACLNLERLAAEGFEGKYGFYEAIDYTPSRMPHGQSNGLVRSFMAHHQGMSLLALAYLLLDRPMQKRFESDSSFQATTLLLQERVPKATAFYSQTAESSDLRVTANGPETPVRVFSSPDTPIPEVQLLSNGGYHVMITNAGGGYSRWKDMAVTRWREDGTCDNWGTFCYIRDVASGKFWSTAYQPALIPSHNYEAVFSEARVEFRCREQGVDTHTEIAVSPEDDIELRRIHITNRSRTRRAIDITSYAEVVLAARAADALHPAFSNLFVQTEIIRERQAILCTRRPRSTGEQTPWMFHLMAVHGAGMGEISYETDRMRFIGRGRNVATPKAMTDPAALSGCEGSVLDPMVAIRQQITLDPEETAAINVVSGIGATREACLGLVEKYQDWRLADRVFDLAWTHGQVLLQQLNATEADAQLYGRLAGSIIYANSSLRADPSILIKNSRGQSGLWGYAISGDLPIVLLRVGDPANIELVRQIVQAHAYWRLKGLAVDLVVWNEEHAGYRQGLQEQIMGLIAAGTEANVTDRPGGIFVRPAEQISNEDRVLLQTVARAIISDSRGSLADQINRRGPMEVPVPRLTPTRIRRAEPPAATALPRRDLIFFNGLGGFTPDGREYVITTAPGQVTPAPWVNVLANPDFGTVVSESGCAYTWSENAHEFRLTPWYNDPVSDASGESIYIRDEETGHFWSPTPLPSPGATPYATRHGFGYSVFEHMERGIRSELWVYVARDAPIKFTVLKVRNESGRSRRLSATGYAEWVLGDLRPKSAMHVITEVDLNSGALFARNPYNTEFADRVAFFDVDDAARTVSADRTEFLGRNGTLRSPAAMTRARLSGKVGAALDPCAAVQVPFELADGQEREIIFRLGVGRNTDDAVNLVHRFRGSGSARAALEAVWEYWNRTLGAVNVETPDPSLDVLTNGWLLYQTLACRLWARNGYYQPGGAFGFRDQLQDVMALLHAEPHLLREHLLLCAGRQFSEGDVQHWWHPPSGRGVRTHCSDDYLWLPLATSRYVLSTGDTGVLDEPVHFIEGRQVKAEEDSYYDLPGRSEEAASLYDHCVRSILRGLRMGEHGLPLMGSGDWNDGMNLVGEHGKGESIWLGFFLYEVLTRFTEVARGHGDSRFAEHCHWEAARVRQHIEQHGWDGAWYRRAYFDDGSPLGSADNPECRIDSIAQSWSVLSGAGDAGRSRMAMAAVDQRLVHRDHALIQLLDPPFDKSDLNPGYIKGYVPGVRENGGQYTHAAIWAAMAFAALGDSRRAWELLAMINPVNHAASPAAVANYGVEPYVVAADVYALAPHIGRGGWTWYTGSAGWMYRLIVESLLGLRLEVDKLRFAPCLPADWKEFKVHYRYRETVYHIAVLQTADAHAGMTVTVDGMERDDQAIPLVDDRQEHSAEVRIHVAPSQRTAPLEHQTALG encoded by the coding sequence ATGGAGCAGCATGGCAAGACCCTGGCGGGTTTGCACAGGTTAAGTACGGGACGTGTTCCGGGCCGGCTTCTGACGCGGCTGGCTGAGAATGAAGGCGTCCTCATCGGAGTCCGCAACCTGATCGAGGATGCGGTTAAGGCGAACCGCCGGATTTCGCCGGCCGGGGAATGGCTGCTCGATAACTTCTATCTGATCGAAGAGCAGATTCGCATGGCCAAGCGACACTTTCCAAAGGGCTACAGCCGGGAGCTGCCGCGCTTGCTGGACGGGCCTTCGGCTGGGCTCCCACGAGTGTACGACATCGCGTTGGAGGCGATCTCGCACGGCGATGGCCGGGTGGATTCGGAGAGTCTCAGCAGTTTTGTGGCATCTTACCAGACCGTGACTGTCCTGAAACTGGGCGAACTGTGGGCAATCCCCATCATGTTGCGCCTGGCACTGATCGAGAATCTTCGCCGCGTTGGGGCGCGGGTCGCCGCCAACAGGATCGACCGAAATCACGCCGACTCCTGGGCAGACCAGATGACGGAGATCGCAGAGAAAGACCCGAAGAGCCTGATTCTGGCGATCGCGGACATGGCGCGGTCGAACCTTCCGGTGTCGAGTTCATTTGTTGCGGAATTTGCGCGCCGGCTGCAGGGACAGAGCCCCGCTTTGGCGCTGCCGCTCACCTGGATCGAGCAGCGGCTCGCCGAGTCCGGCCTTACGATTGAAAAGTTGGTGCAATCGGAAAATCAACAACAGGCCGCCGATCAGGTTTCGATAAGCAACAGCATCGGCAGCCTCAGGTTTCTGGGGACGAGGGACTGGCGCGATTTCGTCGAGACTATGAGCGATGTCGAGCAGACCCTGCGCGCGGATCCCGGCGGCGTTTACGGCAATATGGATTTTGCCACCCGTGATCGCTACCGTCACGTAGTGGAGGAGCTGGCGAAGAGCAGCCGGCTATCCGAAAGCGAGGTGGCGCGCAAAACGATCCAGTTGGCACAGGAGGGCGCGGCCAGGAATGGCGCCGGCGATCGGGCCGCACATGCCGGGTTTTATCTGATCGAGAGCGGATTGCCGCTGCTGGAACGAACGGCGGAGGTGCGCCTATCTACCGCTGAGGCTTTTCAGCGGATGAGACGGCAGTTTCCTTTACTCCTCTATCTCGGCACGATCACGCTGATTACAGTGGCCTTTGCCGGGGGCTTAATGATGAAGGCGCATGCCGGCGGGTCCCTGGGATGGCCGCTCGCCCTGCTTGGTGTCCTCTCGCTGCTGTGTGGAAGTCAACTGGCGGTGGCACTGGTGAACTGGCTCGCGACGCTGCTGGCGAAGCCGCACCTGCTGCCGCGCATGGACTTTTCCGGCGGAATTCCTCCGGAATCACGCACGCTGGTTGTGATCCCGACTATGCTTACGAGCGCTCAAAACATCGAGGATCTGGTCGAGGCGCTCGAGGTCCGGTTCCTGGCAAATCGCGACGAGCACCTGCACTTCGGTCTGCTCACTGACTTTCGAGACGCACCGCAGGAAACGCTTGCGGAAGACGAGCCGCTGTTAGAGCTGGCCCGGAAGAAGATCGAAGAGCTGAATGAAAGGTATGGGCGCGCAAAAGCCGGCAATTTCTTCCTTTTCCATCGCCCGCGCCGCTGGAATCCCCGGGAGCGGATTTGGATGGGTTACGAGCGTAAGCGCGGGAAGCTTGCGGATTTGAATTCTCTTCTGCGCGGCGGCTCCAGGGATCGGTTCGCACTCGTCATCGGTGAGACTTCAGTTTTGTCGAGCGTGAAGTATGTAATCACCCTTGATACGGATACGCAACTGCCGCGCGATTCGGCGTGGCAGTTTGTAGGAACCATGGCGCACCCGCTGAATCGTGCGCGCTACGACGAAGATAAACAGCGCATCCGCGAAGGGTACTGCATTCTTCAGCCACGCATGGCAATAAGTCTGGCAGGCACAAACCGATCGCGGTACGCGCGACTGTTCGGGAGTGAGCCGGGCATCGACCCGTACACGCGCGCCGTCTCTGATGTTTACCAGGACCTTTTCCACGAAGGTTCGTTCATTGGCAAGGGGATCTATGATGTCGAAGCGTTTGAGCGGGTACTCAAGGGTCGCCTTCCAGAGAACCGGATTCTCAGTCACGACCTTGTGGAGGGGTGCTATACGCGGGCGGGGCTGTTGAGCGATGTGCTGTTGTATGAGGAATATCCCTCCGGCTACAACGCCGACGTGAGCCGCCGCCACCGCTGGATCCGCGGCGATTGGCAAATCGCACGCTGGCTGCTGCCACGCGTTCCCGGCTTCGGCAGTCGCCATCAGAAGAATCCGCTCTCCGGCTTGTCCCGATGGAAGATCTTAGACAATCTGCGCCGCAGTCTCGTGCCTGCGGGGTTGACATTGATGCTGCTGCTGGGCTGGACAGTATTGTCACCACCATGGTTTTGGGTCTTGGCGGTGCTCGGCATCATCCTGATTCCTGCTTTGATTAATTGCATCCTGGATTTGCTGCGCAAGCCGGCCGATGTACTTCTGGGTCAACACCTCGCTGTGGCGGCGCGTTGTTCAGCCCGGCGCTTCGCGCAGACGGCATTCACGCTCGTGTGCCTCCCCTACGAGGCATTTTTCAGCCTGGATGCGATTGTCCGCACGGCGGGGCGGATGCTGTTCACGCACAGGAGACTTCTCGAATGGAGCCCCTCGAACCACGCGGACAGCAATAGCCGCATGAACCTCCTCGCCTCCTGCCTGTCCATGTGGATTGCCCCCGCTTTAGCCGTTGCCACAGGGATCTATCTTTCGCTTTCGAGGCCTGTCACCCTGGTGTTGGCTGGGCCTATACTGGGGCTCTGGTTTGCCTCCCCCGTGATCGCGTGGTGGATCAGCCGGCCGCTCGCCCGCCGGGCAGCACGATTGTCCATTGACCAGATCATCTTTCTCCAGAAGCTTGCGAGGAAGACCTGGGCGTACTTCGAAACCCTCGTCGGGCCGGAGGATCACTGGCTGCCGCCTGACAATTTTCAGGAACGTCCGGTTGCCGCGATCGGGCATCGCACGTCGCCGACCAACATGGGACTTGCGTTGCTTGCGAATCTGTCTGCATACGACTTCGGCTACATTACGCCGGGGAAACTGATCGAACGCACGGCGAATGCATTCCACACGATGGAAGCACTGGAACGGCACCGAGGCCATTTCTACAACTGGTACGACACGCAGTCCCTGAAACCGCTGCTGCCTGCATATATTTCGACAGTAGACAGCGGGAACCTCGCGGGGCACCTATTAACCCTGCGGCCCGGTCTGCTCGCACTTCCCGATCACAACATCCTGGGAGAGCGCTTTTTTGACGGGCTCCGCGACACGCTCAGGATTCTCGTGGACACCGCGGGAGGTGCTGCTCCGGCCCGGCTCGCTCAACTTCATGAGGATCTTGAGCCCGATTCCCAGCCTACCACGCTCACGGCAACGTGGCAGTGCCTCGACCGGCTGGCGGCATCCGCCGCACAGGTGGCGGACAGCCTCGATGCCGGAGACCCCGAGAGCCAGGCCAACTGGTGGGCACGCGCCTTTGCCCGGCAGTGCCAGGACGCCCTCGGAGAGCTGACCATCCTGGCCCCGTGGACCCTGATGAAACCGGCCCCTGCTGGATTAGGCTTTCGCGGGTTCGATGCCATCCCGACGCTGCGCCAACTGGCAAGTCTCGAGCTGGATTTGCTGCCGGCAATCGAACCGCAGCCAGGCTCGAACTCATCCCCGGAGGCCGGCGCGTGGCTGGTTGAGTTTCGACGGCTCATCACGGAGGCAAGCCGGCGGGCTCGGGCAAGGCTTGCGGTCATAGAACGCCTCGTGCTGCAAGCCGGGGAATTCGCCCGTATCGAGTACGACTTCCTGTATGACAAGGCATCCCATTTGCTGACGATCGGGTACAACGTTGCCGAGCGCCGGCGGGACTCGAGTTCTTACGACCTGCTGGCTTCGGAAGCGAGATTGTGCAGTTTTGTTGCGATTGCGCAAGGGCAGCTGCCGCAGGAGAGTTGGTTTGCCCTGGGACGCCTGCTCACTACCGCAGGTGGACAGCCGGTTCTGCTTTCGTGGAGCGGTTCTATGTTCGAGTACCTCATGCCGCTCCTGGTCATGCCGACGTACGACCATACACTGCTTGACCAATCCTATATTGCAGCTGTGGACCGGCAGATCGCGTATGGCAAAAAGCGCGAGGTCCCGTGGGGCATTTCGGAATCCGGCTACAACGCGATCGATGTCCAGCTCAACTATCAGTACCGGGCGTTTGGCGTTCCCGGCCTGGGGCTCAAACGCGGGCTGGCTGAGGATCTGGTCATTGCGCCGTATGCCTCAGCGCTTGCGCTGATGGTCGCGCCCGAGGAAGCTTGCCTGAATCTCGAGCGACTCGCCGCGGAAGGATTCGAGGGGAAATATGGATTCTATGAAGCGATCGACTACACTCCCTCGCGCATGCCCCACGGGCAATCCAATGGCCTGGTTCGCTCTTTCATGGCGCATCACCAGGGCATGAGCCTGCTCGCGCTGGCCTATCTGCTCCTGGACCGTCCCATGCAGAAGCGATTCGAGTCGGATTCGTCCTTCCAGGCGACCACGCTGTTGCTCCAGGAGCGGGTCCCCAAGGCTACGGCGTTCTACTCGCAAACAGCCGAGAGTTCCGATTTACGCGTGACTGCCAACGGTCCGGAGACGCCGGTGCGCGTCTTCAGCAGCCCGGATACGCCGATACCGGAAGTGCAGTTGTTGTCCAACGGCGGATACCACGTGATGATCACGAACGCAGGCGGTGGTTACAGCCGCTGGAAAGACATGGCAGTCACGCGCTGGCGCGAAGACGGCACCTGCGACAACTGGGGCACGTTCTGTTACATCCGCGACGTGGCGAGCGGGAAGTTCTGGTCCACCGCATATCAACCGGCGCTGATACCATCACACAACTACGAAGCGGTTTTTTCGGAGGCGCGGGTGGAGTTCCGCTGCCGCGAACAGGGGGTCGACACCCATACGGAAATTGCGGTTTCCCCGGAGGATGACATCGAACTGCGCCGGATCCACATCACCAACCGCTCCCGGACACGCAGAGCCATCGACATCACAAGCTACGCGGAAGTCGTCCTCGCTGCGCGGGCCGCGGACGCGCTTCATCCGGCTTTCAGTAATCTGTTCGTTCAGACCGAGATCATCCGTGAGCGGCAGGCAATTCTCTGCACGCGCCGGCCCCGCTCGACCGGCGAGCAGACGCCATGGATGTTTCATTTAATGGCCGTTCATGGGGCGGGGATGGGCGAAATCTCCTATGAAACCGACCGGATGCGGTTCATCGGGCGGGGACGCAATGTGGCCACTCCCAAAGCGATGACCGATCCCGCGGCGCTCTCGGGCTGCGAGGGGTCCGTGCTGGATCCGATGGTCGCAATCCGCCAGCAAATAACGCTCGATCCGGAAGAAACGGCGGCGATCAATGTTGTGTCCGGCATCGGCGCGACGCGCGAAGCATGCCTGGGCCTGGTAGAAAAATATCAGGATTGGCGTCTGGCGGATCGCGTCTTCGACCTGGCTTGGACACATGGCCAGGTGCTCCTGCAGCAACTCAATGCCACCGAAGCCGACGCGCAACTCTATGGGCGCCTCGCCGGCTCCATCATCTACGCCAATTCCTCATTGCGCGCCGACCCGAGCATCCTCATCAAGAACTCCAGGGGGCAATCCGGTCTATGGGGTTACGCGATTTCCGGCGACTTGCCGATCGTGCTGCTGCGGGTCGGAGACCCGGCCAATATCGAACTGGTGCGCCAGATCGTGCAGGCGCACGCGTACTGGCGCTTGAAGGGTCTGGCGGTCGACCTGGTAGTCTGGAACGAAGAGCACGCCGGTTACCGGCAAGGGCTCCAAGAACAAATCATGGGCCTGATTGCCGCGGGCACCGAAGCCAACGTGACCGATCGGCCGGGTGGAATCTTTGTCAGGCCTGCGGAGCAGATATCGAACGAAGATCGCGTTCTGCTCCAGACGGTCGCTCGTGCCATCATCAGCGACAGCCGGGGATCGCTGGCGGACCAGATCAACCGGCGCGGCCCTATGGAAGTGCCGGTCCCGCGCCTTACGCCGACCAGAATCCGCCGCGCCGAACCCCCGGCGGCCACCGCATTGCCTCGCCGCGATCTGATCTTCTTCAACGGGCTGGGCGGCTTCACCCCTGATGGGCGCGAGTACGTGATTACGACCGCGCCCGGGCAAGTGACGCCGGCGCCGTGGGTGAACGTGTTGGCGAACCCGGACTTCGGAACGGTCGTCTCGGAGAGCGGCTGTGCCTACACCTGGAGCGAGAATGCCCACGAGTTCCGGCTCACTCCCTGGTACAACGACCCCGTAAGCGATGCGAGCGGAGAATCCATCTATATTCGCGACGAAGAGACGGGCCACTTCTGGTCGCCCACGCCGCTGCCAAGCCCCGGGGCGACGCCATACGCCACCCGGCACGGATTCGGCTACAGCGTCTTTGAGCACATGGAGCGCGGCATCCGCTCCGAGCTGTGGGTTTATGTGGCCCGGGACGCGCCGATCAAGTTCACGGTGTTGAAAGTGCGCAACGAGTCCGGCCGATCCCGCCGCCTCTCCGCCACAGGCTATGCGGAATGGGTGCTGGGAGATCTGCGCCCGAAATCCGCCATGCACGTGATCACCGAAGTCGATCTCAACAGCGGCGCGCTCTTCGCGCGTAATCCCTACAACACGGAGTTCGCCGATCGGGTTGCGTTTTTCGACGTGGATGATGCGGCTCGGACCGTCAGCGCCGACCGGACGGAGTTCCTGGGGCGCAACGGCACGCTTCGCAGTCCGGCGGCCATGACTCGAGCGCGGCTTTCCGGCAAGGTGGGAGCCGCGTTGGATCCCTGCGCCGCAGTCCAGGTTCCGTTCGAGCTCGCCGACGGACAAGAGCGTGAGATCATTTTCAGGCTCGGCGTCGGGCGCAACACCGATGACGCCGTCAACCTGGTGCATCGCTTCCGGGGGTCCGGCTCAGCGCGCGCTGCGCTCGAAGCGGTGTGGGAGTATTGGAACCGCACGCTCGGCGCGGTGAATGTGGAAACCCCCGACCCGTCCCTTGATGTCCTGACCAACGGCTGGCTCTTATACCAGACGCTCGCGTGCCGCCTCTGGGCGCGGAACGGATACTACCAGCCAGGGGGCGCCTTCGGTTTCCGCGATCAGTTGCAGGACGTGATGGCGCTCCTGCACGCCGAGCCCCACCTTCTGCGCGAACACTTGCTCCTCTGCGCGGGACGCCAGTTTTCGGAGGGAGATGTTCAGCATTGGTGGCATCCCCCCTCCGGCCGGGGCGTGCGTACGCACTGTTCGGATGATTACCTCTGGCTGCCGTTGGCGACCAGCCGCTACGTTCTGAGCACAGGAGACACCGGGGTGTTGGATGAGCCCGTTCACTTTATTGAAGGCCGCCAGGTGAAAGCGGAGGAGGACTCGTATTACGATCTGCCCGGCCGGTCGGAAGAAGCGGCCAGTTTGTACGACCATTGCGTCCGATCCATCCTGAGAGGTCTCCGCATGGGTGAGCACGGCCTGCCCCTCATGGGTTCCGGTGACTGGAATGACGGCATGAACCTGGTGGGTGAACACGGCAAAGGCGAAAGCATCTGGCTGGGATTCTTCCTTTATGAAGTGCTCACACGGTTTACGGAGGTTGCCCGCGGGCATGGCGACAGTCGCTTCGCCGAACATTGCCACTGGGAGGCGGCGCGAGTGCGTCAGCATATCGAGCAGCACGGCTGGGATGGCGCGTGGTACCGCCGCGCGTATTTCGACGACGGCTCGCCCCTCGGGTCGGCCGATAACCCCGAATGCCGGATCGATTCCATTGCGCAAAGCTGGTCGGTTCTATCCGGAGCGGGCGACGCCGGACGCTCGCGCATGGCTATGGCAGCAGTCGATCAGCGCCTGGTTCACCGCGATCATGCGCTGATCCAGCTCCTGGACCCGCCGTTCGACAAGTCGGACTTGAATCCCGGGTACATAAAAGGGTACGTCCCGGGCGTAAGAGAAAATGGCGGGCAGTACACGCATGCCGCCATCTGGGCGGCAATGGCCTTCGCTGCATTGGGCGACAGCCGGCGCGCGTGGGAACTGCTGGCCATGATCAACCCGGTGAACCATGCGGCCTCTCCGGCGGCGGTTGCGAACTACGGGGTAGAACCTTACGTGGTCGCGGCCGACGTCTACGCGCTCGCGCCGCACATCGGCCGCGGCGGCTGGACCTGGTACACGGGATCGGCCGGATGGATGTATCGGCTGATTGTGGAATCACTCCTGGGACTGAGGCTGGAAGTGGACAAACTCCGTTTCGCGCCGTGCCTCCCCGCGGATTGGAAGGAGTTCAAGGTCCACTACCGTTATCGGGAGACCGTGTATCACATCGCCGTCCTGCAAACCGCCGACGCGCATGCCGGGATGACCGTGACCGTAGATGGCATGGAACGAGACGACCAAGCCATTCCCCTGGTCGATGACCGGCAGGAACACAGCGCCGAAGTAAGAATCCATGTCGCACCCAGCCAAAGAACCGCCCCATTGGAGCACCAAACGGCGCTGGGTTAG
- a CDS encoding DUF3309 family protein has protein sequence MRRERNRLGTLLVVVLALVGALPRWSHSREWNYFPTGGVGLVLFIAVILLFVGRN, from the coding sequence ATAAGAAGGGAGCGGAATAGGCTTGGAACTCTTTTGGTCGTGGTTTTGGCACTCGTGGGAGCGCTACCCAGGTGGTCGCATAGCAGAGAGTGGAATTATTTCCCAACCGGCGGGGTGGGTCTCGTTCTCTTCATCGCCGTCATCCTCTTATTCGTCGGTCGCAATTGA
- a CDS encoding GTP cyclohydrolase I — translation MSHDHESSGQTVAATLGLRRREITDQQRLKFEGYAAEILAAIGMNLDTPATAETPRRFIQALYDATEGYDGDPKLLKVFATECRGGPDCRLSQVVEGPIQFVALCEHHALPFYGQAYVGYIAHEHIIGISKLTRLVRLFARRFAVQERIGQQIADTLNAMLQPHGVAVYLEARHLCVEMRGVREMSPKTRTTFWRGEYDGNSSLREEFLVACGLRK, via the coding sequence ATGTCTCATGACCATGAGTCCAGCGGGCAGACGGTTGCCGCTACGCTGGGTTTGCGCCGGCGGGAGATTACCGACCAGCAGAGGCTGAAGTTTGAGGGGTATGCGGCGGAGATACTCGCGGCAATCGGGATGAACCTTGACACACCCGCGACCGCGGAGACGCCTCGTCGTTTCATCCAAGCCCTCTACGATGCCACGGAGGGGTACGACGGAGATCCGAAGTTGCTCAAGGTGTTTGCTACGGAATGCAGGGGCGGGCCGGACTGCCGCCTGAGCCAGGTTGTAGAAGGTCCAATCCAGTTTGTCGCCTTGTGTGAGCATCACGCCCTGCCATTCTATGGCCAGGCCTATGTCGGCTACATTGCACACGAGCACATCATCGGGATTTCCAAGTTGACCCGTCTGGTGCGGCTGTTTGCACGACGATTTGCCGTGCAAGAACGGATCGGCCAGCAGATTGCGGACACTCTCAATGCCATGTTGCAGCCACACGGTGTCGCGGTGTATCTGGAAGCTCGACACCTCTGTGTGGAGATGCGGGGCGTCCGGGAAATGTCTCCCAAGACCCGCACCACGTTCTGGCGCGGGGAATACGACGGAAACTCATCCCTGCGTGAAGAGTTTCTTGTCGCTTGCGGCCTGAGAAAATAG